Part of the Deltaproteobacteria bacterium genome is shown below.
TGTTCACTTTCCTTTCTTGCATTTCACACCTCCTTAGGTTATATGATTCTACTATAACCTAACCCTTTGGTGTGTCCACTATTTCGGGGGAGGTGCAAATCTTACAAAGATGAAGAAACAGTTAAGTTCCTTAACAGCGCCGGCGATTTTGGTTTAAAAAATGGCATTGCAAGCGGTGTGCATGACCCTGAACTGAAAAGGACAAGTCTGTTTTCATTTGTATCCAATCGTCCGAGATTTAGTCAGCATCATAAAAAGGTGATGGATATAGTTACCCCGCATCTCCATAATGCCCTTGCCGGGATATGTGAATTAGAAAGACCTGTAAACATTCCTGATGTTATTGGAGGGAGTCAGATTATCAGATATATATAAGACTATAGTGAACGTTAAAAATAAATAGACATCGTAGCTCAAGGCTTTAGCCTTGAAAGTCTTGAGAAACCTCAAACCTGAAGGTTTGAGTTACAGAAACATGTCAACTTATTTATGCCAGATGTGTGGCAGAGACTTTTTAAGACCTTTTCTAAAATTTGTTTAGCGGGGTGATTGTGAACTATAAAAGGTTTTCTAAAAAAGAGTTGATGGATATTCTGGATGTAATCCAGGCCAGTCTTTCCTGCAAAACAGAAGGAGATTTTAAATTCCTGCTGGAAAAGGCAAAGGGGATAGTAGGCGGGGAACACA
Proteins encoded:
- a CDS encoding autoinducer binding domain-containing protein; its protein translation is MCPLFRGRCKSYKDEETVKFLNSAGDFGLKNGIASGVHDPELKRTSLFSFVSNRPRFSQHHKKVMDIVTPHLHNALAGICELERPVNIPDVIGGSQIIRYI